From Juglans regia cultivar Chandler chromosome 9, Walnut 2.0, whole genome shotgun sequence:
CCACAAGACTTCGACACAACCTCACCACCACCTAATTCTTATTTTGGTCCCCGGAGAAAGGGGCTGAGGGGAACTGCCTTTTAATGAAGGCGGCCTTGGTCACTGGAATTTGTTGAGGTGGTGTTTTTCTcagcaaaaataaacaaaatggaAACTAATTACATCACACATAAAAGACTaatgtatctagtattattaCTTCACATACAAATTGCATATAAAAACACCCTCCAATCATGCATAACTCAATCACGTTTCAACATTCATAATTTTTCAGGGAATGATGAATAACAGTTGGACTGGGCTCTAAAAGGGGATTTGCTATTCTGGAATATATTGGGTAGGAGTTCAATAGGACTTCCAAATCCaaacaatcaaattcaaagcAGGAAGCAGGCAAGTACTGCTAATAAAATTTAACCATGCCCTTCATAAGAACCAGAAACACAACCCTCTCTCAGTCCCCTGACGagtattttgagatttgatagaagtccaaggaaaaaaattacCATATTAGTGAGCATCGCAAGTTCATGTTCATACTCTCAAGCTCACCTTTCTTCTAATTACTAATTAGTAGTAAAATCAACTTTGTTAaacaccaccccccccccccccaaaaaaaaaaaaaaccaaaaaaattgtaataataatgcataaaattatagaaGATTACCTGAATCACAATTTAATGGGCTATCAGGTTCTGGGTGGGCCATCAAAGCAATAATAGCCCTACAAACAGATTGGAGTGTCCAAGCGGGGCTCCATGCATTCTTCAAAATATCAAGGCAAATCTCTCCCGTCTGCAGAACAAACGTATTATATACCATAAAAAATGCTCAATTAATAGCGTAGCAGCATTGAATTGAGCATTAGCGTTGACCATAACCCCTAGCCTTCCAAGCAAACGATGCAGGCTCAATTCCTTaaattctcaattcatttattAAGTGGTAACACCTTTGGCTCAATGGAAGGTAGCCTCACCCAACTTCACCATTTAGTAGGCCAATTGTGATTCTATATACGCTCTAGTGAGCTCAACAAAGATCTAGTGAGCTCTAAACTCTTCCTTCACTATCAACTGAAGATAACTTGCCGACCTTAACTGATGTTTTTTCAACTATTAGACAGGGATTATCCTCATATCACTCCAGCAATATTCCACATCCCACATTTGCTAATCaccaaattcattcattcaacaTTGAAATCCTAACTTCAATAAGTGGCACATGCTTTGTGGAATCACACATCACACTCAAGTCTACTTTGAGTGGCTTATGTAATTCCAATAAGTGTGGTGGATCTTATAGCATACTAGAGAGGATAGTTTGGCAGCCATCATTGTGAAGTTATATGGAAATTGATTCCTTCTTGCCTAAGTGGCGCCTACGAAGAGAATGAAATGATTGGTGCTTTGAAGATTGTTAAAAATCAATGAACGAGATCAAAGTTTCTTTTATCAAGACCCGTTTTCTTCGAGTGGTCAGattatatttgtgatatttgtgGTCATATACAACTTCTACATAAAACAAGGAGGTGTGGATGGTATATGCTGAATCTCATAGAAGAGACAAGTTTGATGTGAAGTATTACTAAGGTTTTAACATCACCTGCTGGTTCCACATTTCCTTAGATTAGGAGAGTGAATGCCCTTTTGAGAGTGGCCTTTTGTGTGTGGACGGTGGCATTGCGAAAGATTTGACATTGTCACATTGGACAACTTCAAGAGAAACGTCATTGCGGTGAATTGGCATGTATGTTTAAGGAGAATCAGGAGGCTattgatcatcttcttcttcattgtgaagTAGCAAGAGACTAGAAACTGTGGTGAATTGGCATGTATGTGTAAGGAGAATCGGGAGGCCattgatcatcttcttcttcattgtgaagTACCAAGAGATTTATGGTGCTTGTTATCCAAGGGGTTTGGTGTTGATTGGGTTATAACTAGAAAGGTGAAAGTGTTGTTGGTGAACTGCAGAGGACAAAAAGGGCATGATAATATTTTGCAAGTATGGAGGTTGGCTCCTTTCTACTTCATGTGGTGGATTTGGAGAGAGCAGAATGCACAGATCTTTAAGGATAAGGAAGCTTCCATGGTAGAGCTGACAAAGATTGTCCTCGACTCCCTCTACACAAGGGCAGAGGCTCGTGATACTTCGCTTTTTTCTAgcttttcagatttttttgaattgttgtttttattttttatttcgaaCAGGAGTTCTTtagtatacttcctatgtactatAATTGTGCCCCTCTGGCTTTTTATTACATtacatttcttatatatacaaaaaatgtgATGCTAATCTTCGATATCAGAgtttacttctttttcttttttttttgacaagaattttcaaattaccggaattttcttcttctttttcttctaatgtTTAAATGTATCTATTGTATGCTCTGTGTACGTAGATGCCACCTCTTTATGAGATATAAGAAAATTAcatctacatataaaaaaagtcCTAAATCTGGCAGAATTCAAAATTcagtaatttgaaaatttgttgaCATTGTGCTTCAAATTTCCCTCCAAATTTCCAGTAATTCAACATAATTTCAGAGCAAACAAGACATCTTTGCTCAGCACCTCACAAGTGCTTCAGCATTTTCTTGAAAACCCCTAAGCCCCATTTCTGCCAGCTAACCACGCACACAACCTTAAAACCCTATTTTATCATTGTTCCATGATCCACTCTACCTTTTGTCATTCCCGTGATCATCACTGCTTTGATGGTGGAAAGGAACCATAAAAAACATAGTATATGTGATGCTAGTGTCTATGTAGGTACTGATAGAAATTGTAAAAAGTATATATCATACAGAAGATCCGTACCTTAAAATGAACGTTTGGATGAAAAATTTTTGTTAAGAACCTCACTTGAGGAGGTTGCAAAGGATACTGCTCAGGAACAGCAAAAGCAAGCTGGAAGATGCCACCCTCATAGGGAGTCTCTGACGGGCCCTGAATAAGTCAAATAAATCAAGCAACAACAACCACCTAATTCACCATGTTTTCTTCATCAACAACTGAGCATACCTTGATAAGAGCAGTCCATTTGAATATGTTGGAATCATCACAAACTAATTGAATATCTGGATCAGCAATTTTTTCCCGCTGCACCTCTTTGTACTCCTTGAAAAGCCTTGCCCTAGATGCCTGCATACAACAAACATGTACAATTGATATGCTACTCTAGACCTAAATCTCCAACATCTTCAAGGCTAGATGATGGAGGCCATATGTGTTCGTGTAGAATGCAGCGACATGAACCTATATGGTAAGAAATGTATCATATAATTACAAGAATTGATGCATAAAGACAAAAGGAATAACAAGCAACACTTGTTTAGGACCCTGATCCGATATCAACGCCTGTCTATCGAAAACAAAACGGTTACACATACCTACTTAAAAACAATAATAGTTATGGCTAACCTGCATTTTGCTTCTACTGCCGATCAAATTTGTCAATAGTGAAAACCTAACAGTAAACCAGTGACGaaacataagaaaaatgaatgagATGGAAATTTCTAAACAAAGGAAGGAGTTCTTGCTACTTGGTAAAATGTGACAGGTAGTCGAGTTATGCACAAGAATTGTACCCTGAAAGCCGAAGACGAATAGAGGAAGGCAGCTACAGTGACAGACTCTAATTCGGTAATAGATAAGCCTGAAGGAGTCTATCATTGATGTTAGAGGGCATGGTTGtaataagagcattggcaatgaattatgcaaatgcaaagtcataatttgcataatatcaCATGATTTTTCATTTGGCTATTCCACTCAAAATCTattcccacattggattatccatctattagccaaaagaataataaaatattttttctaaaatatttttgctattaattattttttctaaattaagagctACAGGGAAATATTAATGTCTACAATAGGAGACTTGGAATATGCATCAGAGACttggagaaagagaagaaattcaGAAACTTGGAGTATACATCAGAATGTTCTTATGTACAACCATTCATGCTAGAAGCTCTTAATTGGAACAAAAATACAGATAAAGTCCTGAAAACTAAACCTAG
This genomic window contains:
- the LOC108994386 gene encoding protein PEROXIN-4 isoform X2; the encoded protein is MQASRARLFKEYKEVQREKIADPDIQLVCDDSNIFKWTALIKGPSETPYEGGIFQLAFAVPEQYPLQPPQVRFLTKIFHPNVHFKTGEICLDILKNAWSPAWTLQSVCRAIIALMAHPEPDSPLNCDSGNLLRSGDIRGYQSMARMYTRLAAMPKKG
- the LOC108994386 gene encoding protein PEROXIN-4 isoform X1, with the translated sequence MQASRARLFKEYKEVQREKIADPDIQLVCDDSNIFKWTALIKGPSETPYEGGIFQLAFAVPEQYPLQPPQVRFLTKIFHPNVHFKTGEICLDILKNAWSPAWTLQSVCRAIIALMAHPEPDSPLNCDSGNLLRSGDIRGYQSMARMYTRLAAMPKKG